From Pseudomonas sp. StFLB209, a single genomic window includes:
- the livG gene encoding high-affinity branched-chain amino acid ABC transporter ATP-binding protein LivG, translating to MSRPLLQASGLSMRFGGLLAVNGVALTVNEKQVVSIIGPNGAGKTTVFNCLTGFYKPTSGSILLDGEAIHGLAGHQIARKGVVRTFQNVRLFKDMTAVENLLVAQHRHLNTNFLAGLFKTPAFRRSESEAMDYAEHWLEAVNLKEFANRPAGTLAYGQQRRLEIARCMMTRPRILMLDEPAAGLNPRETDDLKALIGVLRNEHNATVLLIEHDMKLVMTISDHIFVINQGTPLADGTPQQIRDNPDVIKAYLGEA from the coding sequence ATGAGCCGCCCACTTCTGCAAGCTTCGGGTCTGTCCATGCGCTTCGGCGGCCTGCTGGCCGTCAATGGTGTGGCCCTGACCGTCAATGAAAAACAGGTGGTGTCGATCATCGGCCCCAACGGCGCCGGCAAGACCACGGTATTCAACTGCCTGACCGGTTTCTACAAACCGACTTCCGGCAGCATCCTGCTCGACGGCGAGGCAATCCATGGCCTGGCCGGTCATCAGATTGCCCGCAAAGGCGTGGTGCGGACCTTCCAGAACGTGCGGTTGTTCAAAGACATGACCGCCGTGGAAAACCTGCTGGTCGCCCAGCACCGCCACCTGAATACCAACTTCCTGGCCGGCCTGTTCAAGACCCCGGCGTTTCGCCGCAGCGAAAGCGAAGCGATGGACTACGCCGAGCACTGGCTCGAAGCGGTCAACCTCAAGGAGTTCGCCAACCGCCCGGCCGGCACCCTGGCCTACGGTCAGCAGCGCCGCCTGGAAATCGCCCGCTGCATGATGACCCGTCCGCGCATCCTGATGCTCGACGAGCCGGCTGCGGGCCTCAACCCGCGGGAGACCGACGACCTCAAGGCGCTGATCGGTGTCTTGCGTAACGAGCACAACGCGACCGTGCTGCTGATCGAACATGACATGAAACTGGTCATGACCATCTCTGACCACATCTTCGTGATCAATCAGGGCACGCCGCTGGCTGACGGCACGCCACAGCAAATCCGTGACAATCCCGACGTGATCAAAGCCTACCTGGGGGAAGCGTAA
- a CDS encoding ABC transporter ATP-binding protein, whose translation MLQFENVSTFYGKIQALHSVNVEVRKGEIVTLIGANGAGKSTLLMTLCGSPRAHSGSIRYLGEELVGQESSVIMRKSIAVVPEGRRVFARLTVEENLAMGGFFTDKGDYQEQMDKVLHLFPRLKERFSQRGGTMSGGEQQMLAIGRALMSKPKLLLLDEPSLGLAPIIIQQIFDIIEQLRRDGVTVFLVEQNANQALKIADRAYVLENGRVVMQGSGEDLLVDPKVREAYLGG comes from the coding sequence ATGCTGCAGTTCGAAAACGTTTCTACCTTCTACGGCAAGATCCAGGCGCTGCACAGCGTCAATGTCGAGGTGCGCAAGGGCGAGATCGTCACCCTGATCGGTGCCAACGGCGCCGGCAAATCCACTCTGTTGATGACCCTGTGCGGCTCGCCGCGCGCCCATAGCGGCAGCATCCGCTACCTGGGTGAAGAACTGGTGGGCCAGGAGTCCTCGGTGATCATGCGCAAGAGCATTGCGGTAGTGCCGGAAGGCCGCCGGGTGTTCGCCCGCCTGACCGTCGAAGAAAACCTCGCCATGGGCGGTTTCTTTACCGACAAGGGCGACTATCAGGAACAGATGGACAAGGTCCTGCACCTGTTCCCGCGCCTCAAGGAGCGCTTCAGCCAACGCGGCGGCACCATGTCCGGCGGCGAACAGCAGATGCTTGCCATTGGCCGCGCGCTGATGAGCAAACCCAAGCTGCTGCTGCTCGACGAGCCTTCGCTCGGCCTGGCACCGATCATCATCCAGCAGATCTTCGACATCATCGAGCAACTGCGCCGTGATGGCGTGACGGTGTTTCTGGTCGAGCAGAACGCCAACCAGGCCCTGAAAATCGCTGACCGCGCCTATGTGCTGGAAAATGGCCGGGTGGTGATGCAGGGCAGCGGTGAAGACCTGCTGGTCGACCCGAAAGTGCGTGAGGCTTATCTGGGCGGCTGA
- the livH gene encoding high-affinity branched-chain amino acid ABC transporter permease LivH encodes MPEIDIYHFFQQLVNGLTIGSTYALIAIGYTMVYGIIGMINFAHGEVYMIGSYVAFIAIAGLTMMGLGSLPLIITAAFVASIVVTSAYGYSIERVAYRPLRGSNRLIPLISAIGMSLFLQNTVLLAQDSKDKSIPNLIPGNFVFGSASTHEVVISYMQVLIFIVTVLTMLGLTWFISRSRLGRACRACAEDIKMANLLGINTNNIIALTFVIGAALAAVAAVLLSMQYGVINPNAGFLVGIKAFTAAVLGGIGSIPGAMLGGLVLGVAEAFGADIFGDQYKDVVAFSLLVLVLLFRPTGLLGRPEVEKV; translated from the coding sequence ATGCCCGAGATAGACATCTATCATTTCTTTCAACAGCTGGTTAATGGCCTGACCATTGGCAGCACCTACGCCTTGATCGCCATTGGCTACACCATGGTCTACGGCATCATCGGCATGATCAACTTCGCCCACGGCGAGGTGTACATGATCGGCTCCTACGTGGCCTTCATCGCCATCGCCGGGCTGACCATGATGGGCCTGGGCAGTCTGCCCTTGATCATTACGGCGGCCTTCGTGGCCAGTATCGTGGTGACCAGTGCCTATGGTTACAGCATCGAACGGGTCGCCTATCGACCGCTGCGTGGCAGTAACCGTCTGATCCCGCTGATTTCCGCGATCGGCATGTCGCTGTTCCTGCAGAACACGGTACTGCTGGCGCAAGACTCCAAGGACAAGTCGATTCCCAACCTGATTCCGGGCAACTTCGTGTTCGGCTCGGCCAGTACCCATGAAGTGGTCATTTCCTACATGCAGGTGCTGATCTTCATCGTCACCGTGCTGACCATGCTGGGCCTGACCTGGTTCATCTCCCGCTCTCGCCTGGGCCGCGCCTGCCGTGCCTGCGCCGAAGACATCAAGATGGCCAACCTGCTGGGTATCAACACCAACAACATCATCGCTCTGACCTTCGTCATCGGTGCCGCCCTGGCCGCCGTTGCAGCAGTGCTGCTGAGCATGCAATACGGGGTGATCAACCCCAACGCGGGCTTTCTGGTCGGGATCAAAGCCTTCACTGCCGCAGTATTGGGTGGTATTGGCAGTATTCCGGGCGCAATGCTCGGCGGTCTGGTACTGGGTGTAGCCGAAGCCTTCGGCGCCGATATCTTTGGCGACCAGTACAAAGACGTTGTGGCGTTCAGCCTGCTGGTTCTGGTGCTGCTGTTCCGGCCGACCGGTCTGCTGGGCCGTCCGGAGGTTGAAAAAGTATGA
- a CDS encoding DUF2288 domain-containing protein: MSQDPSTLYAKLLGETAVIPWQQLQPFFAKGALLWVAPDLDLIAVAEAMAENDAAKISAWMAEERVSKLSETRALDFVERDPQLWAVVVAPWVVIQERALA, from the coding sequence ATGAGCCAAGACCCTAGCACCCTCTATGCCAAACTCCTCGGTGAAACGGCGGTTATCCCCTGGCAGCAATTGCAACCATTCTTTGCAAAGGGTGCCCTGTTGTGGGTCGCACCCGATCTGGATCTGATCGCCGTGGCCGAAGCCATGGCCGAAAACGATGCCGCAAAAATCTCTGCCTGGATGGCCGAAGAGCGCGTCAGCAAGCTCTCTGAAACAAGGGCTCTGGACTTTGTCGAACGTGATCCGCAACTGTGGGCGGTGGTCGTCGCACCTTGGGTTGTGATCCAGGAAAGGGCGCTTGCGTGA
- a CDS encoding putative bifunctional diguanylate cyclase/phosphodiesterase, with translation MEWPSLHVYVGVPDSGQLLLNCSHNIFLVALAFGVICAACYATLEIAERTVNVETRRHQRVWRALGALCLAGGVWAMHFISMLAFEAPLRITFDLGITLASLSFVMFAGYVAIRSLSRPGLTALNWLASAVLIGLAISAMHYTGMAAMRSDASQYYEPKLFSLSILIAIMASGALLVIPRRLRKGSGMFHQMYRYAASVLLGAGILAMHMTGMQALQLVLPLDAPLQLPSTENGQQLGMTIAAITLLIIAGSISAAMADKKLQSKERDLERVNTLLRQLDQARVSLQQVAHYDPLTNLVNRRGFNQLFTERLIEHSATGALLAVMFLDIDHFKRINDSLGHDAGDELLKVIAERIRSATRTQDVVARFGGDEFCILISLPEYDEARHLANRVMQKMKEPIALAGRRMVMTTSIGIAVFPRDGETSDELLKNADLALYQSKGNGRNRAHFFSPALKTRASLELHLEEELRNALREETGLQVFYQPIIDLRTGHVAKLEALVRWEHPQHGLLSPDRFIGIAEANGLIWELDNWVMRRACKDLGALRLDGFDKLIIAFNCSALNLSRDELADEVEDALRQANVAPGRLELEVTENALMGNISNTILLLKRIRSMGVSLSIDDFGTGYSSLAYLKRLPLDTLKIDRSFIQDIPQSPQDMEIVHAIIVMAHTLHLKVVTEGVETPAQLDFLSQYASDYVQGYLFSKPQPLERLLPMIKQMNERDPVSLWPASMMLQVRQQDAEAPRSLDLFSELPASQDHYSQNSPTRTKRSRWSD, from the coding sequence ATGGAATGGCCGAGTTTGCATGTCTACGTTGGCGTACCTGATTCGGGTCAATTGCTGCTCAACTGCAGCCATAACATCTTTCTGGTCGCGCTGGCCTTTGGGGTCATCTGCGCCGCCTGCTACGCAACCCTGGAAATTGCCGAGCGGACCGTCAATGTCGAGACCCGCCGTCACCAGCGGGTCTGGCGCGCACTGGGCGCGTTGTGCCTTGCCGGCGGGGTGTGGGCCATGCATTTCATCAGCATGCTCGCGTTCGAGGCGCCACTGAGGATTACTTTCGACCTGGGCATTACCCTGGCATCGCTTTCATTTGTAATGTTTGCCGGCTACGTGGCGATCCGCAGCCTGAGCCGACCCGGGCTGACTGCCCTGAACTGGCTGGCCAGTGCCGTCTTGATCGGCCTGGCAATCAGCGCCATGCACTACACCGGCATGGCGGCCATGCGCTCGGATGCCTCGCAGTATTACGAACCGAAGCTGTTCAGCCTGTCGATTCTGATCGCCATCATGGCCAGCGGCGCTTTGCTGGTTATACCGCGCCGTTTGCGCAAAGGCAGCGGCATGTTTCATCAGATGTACCGCTATGCTGCCAGCGTGCTGCTGGGTGCCGGCATCCTGGCGATGCACATGACCGGCATGCAAGCCTTGCAGCTGGTGCTGCCGCTGGACGCGCCACTGCAATTGCCCAGCACCGAGAACGGCCAGCAACTGGGCATGACGATTGCCGCCATTACTCTGCTGATCATTGCCGGCAGTATCAGCGCCGCTATGGCCGACAAGAAACTGCAGAGCAAGGAGCGTGACCTGGAGCGGGTCAACACCCTGCTCAGACAGCTTGACCAGGCGCGGGTCTCGCTGCAGCAAGTGGCGCATTACGATCCGTTGACCAACCTGGTCAACCGTCGTGGTTTCAACCAGTTGTTCACCGAACGGCTCATTGAGCACAGTGCAACCGGCGCTCTGCTGGCGGTGATGTTTCTCGATATCGACCACTTCAAACGCATCAATGACAGCCTTGGCCACGATGCCGGTGACGAATTGCTCAAGGTGATTGCCGAGCGGATCCGCAGTGCCACCCGAACCCAGGATGTCGTGGCGCGCTTTGGTGGTGACGAATTCTGCATTCTGATCAGCCTGCCGGAATACGACGAGGCCCGGCACCTGGCGAACCGGGTCATGCAAAAGATGAAAGAACCCATCGCCCTGGCCGGCCGACGCATGGTGATGACCACCAGTATCGGCATCGCGGTGTTTCCACGCGATGGTGAGACCAGCGACGAACTGCTCAAAAATGCCGACCTGGCCCTCTACCAGTCCAAAGGCAACGGTCGCAACCGGGCGCACTTTTTCAGCCCGGCACTCAAGACCCGAGCCAGCCTGGAACTGCATCTTGAGGAAGAACTGCGTAACGCACTGCGCGAAGAAACCGGCCTGCAGGTGTTCTATCAGCCGATCATCGACTTGCGTACCGGACATGTAGCCAAGCTCGAAGCGCTGGTGCGCTGGGAGCATCCGCAACACGGCTTGCTCAGCCCGGACCGGTTCATTGGTATCGCCGAAGCCAACGGCCTGATCTGGGAGCTGGACAACTGGGTGATGCGCCGCGCCTGCAAGGATCTGGGCGCGCTGCGCCTGGACGGTTTCGACAAACTGATCATCGCGTTCAACTGCTCGGCCCTGAACCTGAGCCGCGATGAGCTTGCCGATGAAGTGGAGGACGCCCTGCGCCAGGCCAATGTCGCCCCAGGGCGTCTGGAACTGGAGGTGACCGAGAACGCCCTGATGGGTAACATCAGCAACACCATTTTGCTGCTCAAGCGCATTCGCAGCATGGGTGTATCCCTGTCGATCGACGACTTCGGCACTGGCTACTCTTCGCTGGCGTATCTCAAACGCTTGCCGCTGGACACCCTGAAGATCGATCGCTCATTCATTCAGGACATTCCTCAGTCACCCCAGGACATGGAAATCGTCCACGCAATCATTGTCATGGCTCACACCCTGCACCTGAAGGTCGTCACCGAAGGCGTGGAAACCCCCGCCCAACTGGACTTTCTCAGCCAGTACGCCAGCGATTACGTACAGGGTTATCTGTTCAGCAAACCCCAGCCGCTGGAGCGGCTGCTGCCGATGATCAAGCAGATGAATGAACGCGATCCCGTCAGCCTGTGGCCGGCCTCGATGATGCTTCAGGTCCGCCAACAAGACGCCGAAGCCCCCCGATCACTCGACCTGTTCAGCGAGCTGCCCGCCAGCCAGGACCATTACTCGCAAAACAGCCCGACCCGTACCAAACGCTCGCGCTGGTCGGATTGA
- a CDS encoding high-affinity branched-chain amino acid ABC transporter permease LivM, which produces MSKQLKSAFFSALLVLAVAYPVLGLKLEIVGVNLAVLNASSTTIAVILCAALAMFLRVLFSEQISAAWRSSPGLPVMPAKASNFLTLPSTQRWIILAMVMVALVWPFFGSRGAVDIATLILIYVMLGLGLNIVVGLAGLLDLGYVGFYAVGAYSYALLSFYFGLSFWVCLPIAGMMAALFGFLLGFPVLRLRGDYLAIVTLGFGEIIRLLLRNLTGFTGGPNGISNIEKPTFFGLSFERKAAEGMQTFHEFFGLPYNSINKVIFLYLVALMLALFALFVINRLLRMPIGRAWEALREDEIACRALGLNPTVIKLSAFTLGAAFAGFAGSFFAARQGLVTPESFTFIESAIILAIVVLGGMGSQLGVILAAIVMILLPELMREFSEYRMLMFGAMMVLMMVWRPQGFLPMQRPEMKLKSEPSK; this is translated from the coding sequence ATGAGCAAACAACTCAAATCGGCGTTTTTCAGCGCCTTGCTGGTGCTGGCCGTGGCCTACCCGGTGCTGGGTCTGAAGCTGGAAATCGTCGGCGTCAATCTGGCGGTGCTCAATGCCAGCAGCACGACCATCGCGGTGATCCTTTGTGCAGCACTGGCAATGTTCCTGCGCGTACTGTTCAGCGAGCAGATCTCTGCCGCCTGGCGCTCCTCGCCAGGCCTGCCGGTGATGCCGGCCAAGGCCAGCAACTTCCTGACCCTGCCGAGCACCCAGCGCTGGATCATCCTGGCGATGGTCATGGTCGCTCTGGTCTGGCCGTTCTTCGGCTCACGCGGCGCGGTGGATATCGCCACCCTGATCCTGATCTACGTGATGCTGGGCCTTGGGCTGAACATCGTGGTCGGTCTGGCCGGCCTGCTCGACCTCGGCTACGTGGGCTTTTACGCCGTGGGCGCCTACAGCTACGCGCTGCTGTCGTTCTATTTCGGCCTGAGCTTCTGGGTCTGCCTGCCGATTGCCGGCATGATGGCGGCGCTGTTCGGCTTCCTGCTGGGCTTTCCGGTGCTGCGTCTACGCGGTGACTATCTGGCAATCGTGACCCTGGGTTTCGGTGAAATCATTCGTCTGCTGCTGCGTAACCTGACCGGTTTCACCGGCGGCCCGAACGGTATCAGCAACATCGAGAAACCGACCTTCTTCGGCCTGTCGTTCGAACGCAAGGCGGCTGAGGGGATGCAGACCTTCCACGAGTTCTTCGGCCTGCCCTACAACTCGATCAACAAGGTGATCTTCCTCTATCTGGTTGCCCTGATGCTCGCGCTGTTCGCTCTGTTCGTCATCAATCGCCTGCTGCGCATGCCGATCGGCCGCGCTTGGGAAGCGTTGCGTGAAGACGAGATCGCCTGCCGTGCACTGGGCCTGAACCCGACCGTGATCAAGCTTTCCGCCTTCACCCTGGGCGCTGCGTTCGCAGGTTTCGCCGGTAGCTTCTTTGCCGCCCGCCAGGGTCTGGTGACACCGGAATCGTTCACCTTCATCGAGTCGGCGATCATTCTTGCCATTGTGGTACTCGGTGGCATGGGCTCGCAGCTTGGCGTGATCCTGGCAGCAATCGTCATGATCCTGCTGCCGGAATTGATGCGCGAGTTCAGCGAATACCGGATGTTGATGTTCGGCGCCATGATGGTGCTGATGATGGTCTGGCGTCCTCAAGGCTTCCTGCCGATGCAGCGCCCCGAAATGAAATTGAAATCGGAGCCGAGCAAATGA
- a CDS encoding branched-chain amino acid ABC transporter substrate-binding protein codes for MIKGTKKLSKLFAALVMAGVASHSFAADTIKIGIAGPKTGAVAQYGDMQFSGAKMAIEQLNAKGGVDGKKLEAVEYDDACDPKQAVAVANKVVNDGVKYVIGHLCSSSAQPASDVYEDEGIIMVTPAATSPELTARGYKLVFRTIGLDSAQGPAAGEYIAKQVKPQVVAVIHDKQQYGEGIATAVKQTLEKDGVKVALFEGINAGDKDFSSLIAKMKQANVDFVYYGGYHPELGLILRQAKEKGLKAGFMGPEGVGNASISQIAQDASEGLLVTLPASFDQDPANKALVDAFKAKKEDPSGPFVFPSYAAVQILAEAIGTAKSEDTDKVAAVLRANTFKTPTGDLSFDDKGDLKNFKFVVYTWHKDGTKTEAPVK; via the coding sequence ATGATCAAGGGTACCAAGAAGCTTTCCAAGCTGTTCGCAGCACTGGTAATGGCCGGCGTGGCCAGCCATTCGTTCGCAGCCGATACCATCAAGATCGGTATTGCGGGTCCCAAGACCGGCGCTGTCGCCCAGTACGGCGACATGCAGTTCAGTGGCGCCAAGATGGCGATTGAGCAGCTCAATGCCAAAGGCGGCGTTGATGGCAAGAAGCTCGAAGCGGTCGAATACGATGACGCCTGCGATCCCAAGCAAGCCGTTGCCGTGGCCAACAAAGTGGTCAACGACGGCGTGAAATACGTCATCGGTCACCTGTGCTCCAGCTCCGCCCAGCCAGCTTCGGATGTCTACGAAGACGAAGGCATCATCATGGTTACCCCGGCCGCCACCAGCCCTGAGCTGACCGCACGTGGCTACAAACTGGTGTTCCGCACCATCGGCCTGGACAGCGCCCAGGGCCCGGCCGCTGGCGAGTACATCGCCAAGCAGGTCAAGCCTCAGGTCGTTGCGGTCATCCACGACAAGCAGCAATACGGTGAAGGCATCGCCACCGCGGTCAAGCAGACCCTGGAAAAAGACGGCGTCAAGGTCGCCCTGTTCGAAGGCATCAACGCCGGCGACAAGGACTTCTCTTCGCTGATCGCCAAAATGAAACAGGCCAACGTCGACTTCGTCTACTACGGTGGCTACCACCCTGAGCTGGGGCTGATCCTGCGCCAGGCCAAGGAAAAAGGCCTGAAAGCCGGTTTCATGGGCCCAGAGGGCGTGGGTAACGCGTCGATCTCGCAGATCGCCCAGGACGCTTCCGAAGGTCTGCTGGTGACCCTGCCAGCTTCCTTTGACCAGGACCCGGCCAACAAGGCACTGGTCGATGCGTTCAAGGCCAAGAAAGAAGACCCGAGCGGTCCGTTCGTGTTCCCGTCCTACGCTGCCGTTCAGATCCTTGCCGAAGCGATCGGCACGGCCAAGAGTGAAGACACCGACAAGGTAGCGGCCGTGCTGCGCGCCAACACCTTCAAGACCCCAACCGGCGACCTGTCGTTCGACGACAAGGGCGACCTGAAGAACTTCAAGTTCGTGGTCTACACCTGGCACAAAGACGGCACCAAGACCGAAGCCCCTGTGAAGTAA
- a CDS encoding COG3650 family protein, whose translation MSAFRSALLFSMLPLFAGCQLLNLQSSAPVKVSTAGMTRMQGTLTGDNGKLLFQPCGEPRRYVVLDRGNTAILQEAAGLADAQGKVFADLRGRFNASKAEGGDGQLDLHQWYRVERTGQACEDPNFKRLTLHADGENPVWNVNVSGKGMIIDVQGQPPVALPYLEEQLPDGRFNLSSEANGQRVELWVAPQRCVDSKSGALRHLSAELRINGQAVRGCGYYGGSRND comes from the coding sequence ATGTCCGCTTTCCGCTCTGCCCTTCTCTTCTCTATGCTGCCGCTGTTCGCGGGCTGCCAACTGCTCAATCTGCAATCCAGCGCCCCGGTCAAGGTTTCAACCGCCGGCATGACCCGTATGCAGGGCACCCTCACTGGCGATAACGGCAAGTTGCTGTTCCAGCCCTGCGGCGAGCCGCGCCGCTATGTGGTGCTGGACCGGGGCAATACCGCCATCCTGCAGGAAGCCGCCGGCCTGGCCGATGCCCAAGGCAAAGTGTTCGCTGATCTGCGCGGCCGCTTCAATGCCAGCAAGGCCGAAGGCGGCGACGGCCAGTTGGACCTGCATCAGTGGTACCGGGTTGAACGCACAGGCCAGGCCTGCGAAGACCCGAACTTCAAGCGCCTGACCCTGCATGCCGATGGCGAGAACCCGGTATGGAACGTGAATGTCAGCGGCAAGGGCATGATCATCGATGTCCAGGGCCAACCACCGGTCGCCCTGCCCTACCTGGAAGAACAACTGCCCGATGGCCGCTTCAACCTGAGCAGCGAAGCCAACGGCCAGCGCGTCGAGCTGTGGGTTGCCCCGCAACGCTGTGTCGACAGCAAGAGCGGCGCGCTGCGCCATCTGAGCGCAGAGTTGCGCATCAACGGCCAGGCAGTACGCGGCTGTGGCTATTACGGTGGCTCAAGAAATGACTGA